One part of the [Pantoea] beijingensis genome encodes these proteins:
- the lpxD gene encoding UDP-3-O-(3-hydroxymyristoyl)glucosamine N-acyltransferase: MSSIRLADLAQQLDAELHGDGDIVISGIASMQSAQNGQITFLANSRYREQLATCQASAVVLLEADLPWCKATALVVKDPYLTYARMAQLLDSTPRPAQDIAASAVVDATAQLGQNVAIGANAVIESGVILGDNVAIGAGCFVGKNARIGAGSRLWANVSVYHDVQIGEHCLVQSGTVIGADGFGYANDRGNWIKIPQLGTVVIGDRVEIGACTTIDRGALDNTQIGNGVIIDNQCQIAHNVVIGDNTAVAGGVIMAGSLKIGRYCMIGGASVINGHMEICDKVTVTGMGMVMRPITEPGVYSSGIPLQPNKNWRKTAALVMNIDEISKRLKAIERKVDKG, translated from the coding sequence ATTTAGCCCAGCAGTTGGATGCAGAATTGCACGGAGATGGCGATATCGTCATCTCCGGCATTGCTTCTATGCAATCCGCCCAGAATGGTCAGATCACCTTTTTAGCTAACAGTCGCTATCGTGAGCAGCTGGCAACCTGTCAGGCTTCAGCCGTAGTCTTGCTTGAAGCCGATCTGCCATGGTGTAAAGCGACGGCGTTAGTGGTTAAAGATCCTTATCTTACCTATGCGCGGATGGCTCAACTGTTAGATTCGACTCCCCGGCCCGCTCAGGATATTGCTGCGAGCGCAGTAGTGGATGCGACAGCCCAACTCGGCCAAAATGTCGCTATTGGTGCGAATGCGGTGATCGAATCCGGCGTTATTCTTGGTGATAACGTAGCGATCGGCGCAGGGTGTTTTGTCGGTAAAAATGCCCGAATAGGCGCAGGCTCACGTTTATGGGCCAACGTTTCTGTCTATCATGACGTGCAAATCGGTGAACATTGCCTGGTCCAGTCCGGTACGGTAATTGGCGCAGATGGTTTTGGTTATGCTAATGATCGCGGCAACTGGATTAAAATTCCACAGCTCGGTACTGTCGTGATTGGCGATCGTGTAGAGATCGGTGCCTGTACGACAATTGACCGTGGCGCGTTGGATAACACGCAGATTGGTAATGGTGTTATTATTGATAACCAGTGCCAGATTGCACATAACGTCGTGATTGGCGACAATACGGCGGTGGCCGGTGGTGTTATTATGGCGGGCAGTCTGAAAATTGGACGCTATTGCATGATCGGCGGGGCGAGCGTAATTAATGGTCACATGGAAATTTGTGACAAAGTGACGGTCACAGGAATGGGAATGGTAATGCGACCAATCACTGAACCTGGGGTATACTCTTCGGGCATTCCGTTGCAACCTAATAAAAACTGGCGCAAAACTGCTGCGTTAGTCATGAATATCGATGAAATAAGCAAACGCTTAAAAGCCATCGAACGTAAGGTTGATAAGGGCTAA